ATCGCGGTGCCGCCTGGTGCAGCAGATCCTGCAGAGCGCGCCCGTTGTCCAGGCTGCGCTGAACCTCCGGCACAAGCTCTTCCGGCACGTAGACGGCAACGCGACGCCCGTTCGCGCGACCGTAGAGCACAAAACTTTGATGCTGTTCGCCAGACCGGCACGCCGGGCAATTCTTGCGGATGCACCGGCTACGACGAAGGCTCAGCGAACCCAGAAGCGCAGGCCAGAGACTCGTCGATTCGCTTCGCAGCCAGCGCGCAACATCCGAAGGCGATTCCGAATCGACATGCGTCATATAAAGAATGTGATACTATGCACATGTACCGTGCAAGAAAAACGTGCGCGAAAATCGCGCGATACCCCATATTTTAAAGGGTGAAATGCGTTTCGCGACAGAAACTAGCTAGCGCGGCGACCGGCCGGCTCTACGTGGCCTACCGCACCCGCTCAGGAATCGGGATGATCTATTGCCTTAATCTCTACGATGACGTGGTGCTCTGGAATCGCGCCATCGATCCCGATGTCGATCGGCTGGCGGTTCATCCGGGCGGGCAGCTCTTGTACGTTCCGACCTGGGAAGGCCGCTCGGCCGACTTTCTCAACGTTGTCGATGCCAGCACGGGCGATGTCATCCGCAAGGTGCATTTCTCTAGTCGATTGCACGATACCCTGTTCCCGCTGTCTGGGCCGCTCTTTCAGGAGACCAAGGCCGATGACGGAAGCGGGAAATACCTCTATTTGATCGATCCGCAGAGCTACACGGTCTCCCGCGTCGGCCCTTACGCTGGCATTCTCGGGCCCTACGCGGTCGATGGCATGAGCCGCTACGTGGTGAACAACGTGACCGGCCTGTGGGGGATGCAGGTTGCGGAGCTCAAGAGCGGCCGCATCGTCACCGCCAGCCTTGCGGAGCATCCAGCCGGCGAAGCTGGGCTGCTGCACGGGATTGGATGGACACCCGACGAGCGCGAGGTGTGGCAGAGTAGCAGTGCGGACGATCCGCACATCTATGTGTGGAGCATGCGCGATCCGATGGCCCCGGTATTGACCGAGCGGGTCAGGATGAAAAGTCGCCACGGGGCGCATTGGGTGACCTTCGACATCGAAGGCGACTACGCCTATGTCGCGCCCAACAAGAATAGCGATGACGCCACCGAAATATTCGACGCTCACACCCACAAGTCCGTGGGCCTGATCGGCTCGTCGGAGGACATGATCGAGATCGATTTTGGCCACGGCAAGGTCAGCCGCGTCGGCGATCAATTTGGCATCGGACGGGTCGTCCGCGCCTCGACGAACTGATCGATACAGGATATCGCCCAGCGATCATCTCGATAGCACCCAGCCAAAATGTCGTCATAGCCGGAAACAAAGCGCACCCGCACGAGCCTCACTTCCGCAGATGGGTCATCAGGGTCTATCCAGCCTCTTCTGCGCCACGTCCGGTCCACCTGTGCCGGCATGTGGACGAAACGCTAAATCCCGCCGCTGTGGGCCCCAATAGGCGACATTGGCTCGCCTATTTCCTCCGGCGACCGGGCGCTGATGAATCCGATCACCAGCATTGCCAGCTGCTGCGCGCGCGCCGAGAGCGGCCACGCTGCCGCCGCACCGCCGAGTAGGGTGATGAACTAGCGTCGATGTGGTTGAACGAACGGCATCCGACCCTCAACGCAACCAGTCATCGAGCCGCAGCGAGATTAAGGCTGGCGAGCTGTTGCACGAGCCTTCGCGCTTATTCGTCTTCGTCGGGTTCTCTGACGACTGGCGGCTGGCGCTCGTCGTCCGGTTCGGTGTCGTTGTCTTCGTCCTCGTCATCATCATCATCGTCATCGTTGGGGTCTCGCGGCGGCATCGTGCTGCCCATGATGGTGACGAGTCCCCATTCGGCCGCGGAAACGTTCTCAGGGATGCGCTGGGTCATGGTCGGCTCCTTGCTGGAGGTTGCGACATTCATGCGCGTGTTATCGCGCGGGGCCAAGGTCCCGCAAAAGGGCGCCGACGCGATAAGGCGGCGCGGCGGGGGCCGCCGGGCGGATGGAAAGCTACTGATGTGCGCACATTCTTCTTTGGCCGCCTCGTGCTAATTGCAGACGGATGTGCCCGCGTTCCTCCCAGGCACCATGCAGGTCAGGTTGGTCACACTCGGAATAGCTCGCGCTGAGCACAACGAGTCCGCTTTACTTCGAGCCGCCGACATAAGGGCACGCTTCGAGGTAGTCTGCGTCGGGCCAAACCCGGCACGCGCGGCTGCGTCCTTAGACGACGATGTCAGCCCTTGTGCTCTCGACGATAGCCACGACCTCGGCCCGCTCGGTCGGAGGGACTGCGAACCTGTCGACCGTCGGCGCCACGTCGTCCATGAAAGCGTCCCGCTCGCCCTTCTCCGGATGTAGGGAGCTCTTTTGCGCTCGGTACTGCTCGATCAAGAGAGCGACGCCGTCTAATGTGAGCTGGTCGGTGATGCGCATGGACAGGCTTTGAGATGTGCGATCTTCGCGTCAAACTCAGCGCACTTCTCGCACATAGCGAAAACTCTCATTTGGAAGCGGTCCTTACCACTTCTCCTCTTGACGGAAGGGCTCGTAAGTCTTGCGGCCTATAAAAGCGTCGGGGATCGGCCGTCTTCGCAGAGTTTGGCTTTTCAGGATTACATCCATAGCCGTTCGATGGCCTTAAGGCTTTCAAGAACGGGGTCGTCCGGGCGAAACACGTCGCGCAGATTGTCCATGACCGTCTCGCAGGCGCGCGCCCTAAGCTCAGAGAGCTAATTAACATAAGCCAATTCGGTTCCGTTTCCCTTCATGTCCGCGCGGAAAAGGAGCCGCATCGCTAGACGGGCGTCCGTCTCGCCTGCCGCCGGACGGTGAATGTTCCCGCGATTAGGAACGGAACCACCTTTAAAGCCGTTAGAAGCTGTCATTCGAACGCGCCCTGGTCGGGTTGCTGCGCCCCCTAAGCCAAGCAGCACATGCGGGACCATATCCAGCAAACCGAAACTTTCGATAAACGCCTTGGAGAACGCGCTTATTGAAAGAAGCGCGAGGCACTCTGCCTGGTTGAGCGTGAGAGGCTCATCCGCCGAGCGCGGCAGGCTGAAACAGCGCTCCAAATAGCGGAATGGCTAAACTCGCGTGGGCGTCAGCCGCCAAAATAGTCAGCGCAGGTATAGCAACGATCCATCGGGTTGCCCTCGCGCTTCGCGCGATGTCAGCCTGCATTCACCGGGGCATTTTCGTCGAGTTCAAGATAGCTTTGATGCAGGCTAACCGGACACTTCATTCCATCGAATAATACACGGACCGTCAGCTTGCTCGCCTTGCCAGCGCCAACTACCCGTCCGGTCTTCGAGGGCGCCCTTCTTATGCGACGGGCGCCGAGTTCGCTAAGACGTACCTGATCGCCGATCCGGAGAATTGGTGCGTTCGTTCGCGATGGTCCGTGCCTCGCACAAAGGCTTCAATCCGAAAGCGAATAGCTTAAACGATTCGTGAGCTTCAGGGCTTCCAGCCCTTCGTAAATGGCACCGCGTGCCCGATCCTGTCATGCTGTTTCGGCACGACGTTCACAGATCCAGCCGCGCCGCAAACTTTGCATACCAGGGTCGGCGCCTCAGATCAGGCGGACAGCCGTTCAGGGCCTTTGGGGTGGACTCGCTACTTCTCTGACGTCGCCGGGTTTCATGCGTAAGTCTGCCACGTCCTTTGAACTCAGCTTGTTCTTTAACAGGCTGGCCGTCCAACCCTCGGGGATAACGTCAAGAACGCGGGCTACGGCCTTGTTGCGCGGCGTAGCCGCCAGCCAAACTCTCCGCTCGCCATCATCGGTGGTCACACGAACAAGCTGGATTTCCGAAGCATAGGTCTGGTCCATGACTGTGTATATGCAGATGGGAGTGATAAGTTTTCTTTTACCGTTGTTTTTGCGTGGGCGTGGCGAGGTTTGGCAGCGCGCCGCTTGGCCGCTTGCGCTGATCGATGGGCTTCTTTACGGGCGCGGCGATTAGTCCTTCCCGGATCGCTTGGTTGCGGGCGAGCTTGCGGGCACGGCGGATCGCTTCGCTCTTTTCCCTTGCCGCTTTTTCTGACGGTTTCTCATAGAAGCTTGCGCGTCGCATCTCTCTGAAAACGCCTTCGCGCTGCATCTTTCCTTTTAGGATGCGAAGCGCTTGATCGACATTATTGTCGCGAACGAAGACTTGCATGAAGCGCAACTCCTTGTCTGTTGCATCGACTTGTCGCCTGCAGGCGAATCGTTGTCTCACCTAAACCGTTTCGGCCGTCTGGCTTTCGCTGCGGGCGTCCCTGCCCGAATTTCAGTTCGGTTTGAGTCGGTCTCTTTCGCCAGTCTTAATGCCCTGAGGCGTTCCATTTTTTACGCACGGCGATGGCGTTGTTTTCGGCTTCTTGCATGGCCTTCGCCCCGTCCTCTTTCAGTAGACGGAGCCGGTTCGCTTTTGCGATCCCATCTGAAGATCGATCATCTGGAGCTGTCATCAGACCCGCAGATTCTCTGCGCTGCTCTTCCCGCGCTTTGTATCGACTTTGACTTCGTAGGAAACTTTTTGCCCCTCAGCCAAGCCGGATAACCCTGCGCGCTCGACTGCGCTGATATGAACGAAGACGTCGTTGCCGCCATCATCTGGAGCGATAAATCCGAAGCCTTTCTGGTCATTGAACCATTTTACGGTACCTGTCGGCATTAGATCATTTCCTCTAATCTGTTTCATGGGGGACTTAGTAATAGTCGCGAGCCTTCGGGTGCCGTACCAAAGTTCAACGTTGCACCCGCCAGCGAGGTCGCCGGCTCAACCAAGGCTGCGCTGGCTTCCTTGCAGAAGATGTCGTGGCGGGAAACAATTCTGTCGTCGGCGCCTAACGTATAGGTGTGAAATTCCATCATGGTCGTGCTTTCTGCGACAGGCGAAAGCACACTTGGTCTCTCAGCCACCGACGCCCGAGGCTCTTAGCCGGTGATGGATTGAGGGTACGCCAATCTGAGACCAAAGCGAAGCGAGTTTCTGGCGATAAACTCGCTCCGCGCAACACAGCCACGCCGTCGATAGCTGGGGTGCCGAGGAAAAGCCGTTTCAGCTTGGTAACAAGCATCTGTTCATGGTGATTACCTCGGCGGGCCATTATCTCTCGGGTGCGATCGAAGCATTGAAGGAAAAGGATCCGCATGCCAAGATAGCCATGGTCTATTCCGCTGATCCATTCTCGAAGAGCGTGCTCGCTGCGGCAAAGGAGCAGGCCGAGCTCGAAGTCGTCATGGACGAGTCGTATGCTCCCTCGACGACCGATTTCGGACCGGTCGTCAATAAGATCATTTCATCCAACGCTGATACCTTCATGGGCGGCGGCCATTATTCGGACGGCGCCACGCTGGCACGCCAGATGTACGACCAGAAAGCCAATCTGAAGTGGATATCGATCCTTGTGGCACTCGCAGACGACAAATTCGCTGAGCTCGGAGCCGCGGCCCTCGGCGTGACGGTGCCATCGCAATGGAGCTTCAGGTCAACTACAAGCCGCAATTCGCGCCTTCCTACCCACGCCAGGGCCGAGCGCGGGTTGGCCCTGGTTCCGGAAGGGCGGCAGTTGATCAGCACCATGACCGTCGATGAAAATCTCGAGCTTGGCGCCTTTTCAAGGCACGCAACTATGGCGTTCGCCTTCGAGACGTTTTTGCTCTGTTTTCCCGCCTTGGCGAGCGGCGGCGACAGATCGCCGGCACGCTGTCAGGCGGCGAGCAGCAGATGCTGGCCATTGCGCGCGGCCTGATGTCCGATCCGAGCATTCTGATTATCGATGAAATGTTCACTCGGGCCTGGCGCCAGTGCTCACCTATCAGCTCTTCCTCACGCTCAAGAAGTTGAGGCAAGCAGGATTGACCATCCTGTTGGTCGAGCAGAACGTGCACCTTGCCCTGGCCGTCAGCGACTATGCGTATGTTGGTCGCCGAGGGGCGGGTTTTCACTGAAGGGGCGCCCGGTCCGCTCGCAGCAATGCCGGAAATCCGGCGTGCGTATCTCGGCTTGTGACATCGCCAGCGGCGTCTCGCCGAAAGTCCAGGTGAGTTGAGTGCAGGGCGGCAAGCGAACAGCCGCGTACCCGGCACTCCACGAGGTCTGCTCGGGAAGCTCTTCTCGCTCCGGTTCGATCCTCACGCCCGAAAAAATGCGTCAGTAGAGCTGCCAAATCATTCAGTTCGCACCAGCACGTTGCTGTCGCCGCAATTGATTGAGCGGGTGGCGGAGGCGCTGTCATTTCTCCGGGGCTGATTTCGCAATGGGTCAATCTCGCCCTTCCGGCGGTATTTGCGATGTGTCCGCTTCACTGGATGGCCTGAGTGTTGCGTCGCCTTCCAGGGGCAGAATGCGGCGTTTGGCGGATGTACGACAGGATAAGCCGGATGTAGCCTGTGCACGTGGGGCCCCAATGTACGAGGAGAACCCCATGAAACCGCTCCTGTACACACGGCGTGCTTTGAACGCGGGGGCCGTTGCCCTGGCCGCGGTCGCCGCGTTTGGTAGATGCACCGCAGCATTAGCCGCCCAAAAGGTGGTCAAGATCGGCATTACCGTGCCCCTCACGGGTGCCGACGCGGAGGACGCTGCCCTGATCAAGAATGGGGCAATGATGGCGTTCGACGAGGCCAATGCCGATGGCGGAGTTGCGGGTTATAAGATTGTCCCGGTTATCTACGACAACGGTACGGCTACCGCCGGACAGTATGATCCCGCGCAGGCCGCCACCAATACGAAGAAGCTGATCGCCGACCCGCAGGTCGTCGCCAATGTCGGACCGCAAATGAGCGGCAGCGGCAAAGCGATGTCGCCGATCCTCAGCGAAGCGCAGATGGCGACGATAACGCCATCCTCGACCAACCCCGATATTACCGATCCGAAAATGGCCGGCCAATTCAGGCCCAAGCAAAAGGCCGTCTATTTCCGAACCGTGACGACGGACGCCTACCAGGGTCCGAATATGGCCAACTTCTATAAAGAAAAACTCCATGTGAAGACGGTATTCATCCTCGACGACTCCGGTGCTTACGGCGTCGGGCTCGCTAATGCGTTCGAAAATCAGGCGAAGAAGATCGGTATCGAGGTTCTCGGTCACGACCAACTCGATCCCAAGGAAGCCGACTACACAACCGCCTTGACCAAGATTAAGGCCGTCAATCCCAACGCCATCTATTATGGCGGTGTGGCGCAAGCCGGCGTCAAGGTCGCCAAGCAGGCCTATGAGACCCTTCCGAAGATGATCAAGGGAGGCGGTGACGGCGTGGCCGGCGGTAGTTTCCTCAAGGGCGGCAGCTTCCCTGCGATTGAAGGCTGGTATGCGACAAACGCCGGCCCGCACCTGACGGAAAGCCCGGTCGCGGCCAATTTCGTGAAGGCCTTCCAGGAGAAGTATCACGGCACCCCGGACGACTATTCGATAACCGCCTATGATGCCGCGAAGGTCATTCTCGCTGCCGTCGCGGAAGTAGCAAAAAGCGGCAAGGAAATGAGCCGCGCCCATATCCGCGACGCGATTCAGGCGTCGCACGTCAACACGCTGCAGGGAGTCGTTGCTTTCGACCAGAATGGCGACATTCTCGACCGCACGG
The DNA window shown above is from Bradyrhizobium sp. ISRA464 and carries:
- the rpsU gene encoding 30S ribosomal protein S21; amino-acid sequence: MQVFVRDNNVDQALRILKGKMQREGVFREMRRASFYEKPSEKAAREKSEAIRRARKLARNQAIREGLIAAPVKKPIDQRKRPSGALPNLATPTQKQR
- a CDS encoding cold-shock protein produces the protein MPTGTVKWFNDQKGFGFIAPDDGGNDVFVHISAVERAGLSGLAEGQKVSYEVKVDTKRGKSSAENLRV
- a CDS encoding branched-chain amino acid ABC transporter substrate-binding protein, coding for MKPLLYTRRALNAGAVALAAVAAFGRCTAALAAQKVVKIGITVPLTGADAEDAALIKNGAMMAFDEANADGGVAGYKIVPVIYDNGTATAGQYDPAQAATNTKKLIADPQVVANVGPQMSGSGKAMSPILSEAQMATITPSSTNPDITDPKMAGQFRPKQKAVYFRTVTTDAYQGPNMANFYKEKLHVKTVFILDDSGAYGVGLANAFENQAKKIGIEVLGHDQLDPKEADYTTALTKIKAVNPNAIYYGGVAQAGVKVAKQAYETLPKMIKGGGDGVAGGSFLKGGSFPAIEGWYATNAGPHLTESPVAANFVKAFQEKYHGTPDDYSITAYDAAKVILAAVAEVAKSGKEMSRAHIRDAIQASHVNTLQGVVAFDQNGDILDRTVSVFQYRHDDKYPADDITHQLKYLEAAPQS
- a CDS encoding DUF6788 family protein, whose product is MTHVDSESPSDVARWLRSESTSLWPALLGSLSLRRSRCIRKNCPACRSGEQHQSFVLYGRANGRRVAVYVPEELVPEVQRSLDNGRALQDLLHQAAPRYIKALKRERAEASKSKKSRAM